The Merismopedia glauca CCAP 1448/3 genome segment AGTGGAGTGAATTGATTCAATTTCCATTGTAATCAAGGGTTTTGGCGCAAGATTCCGGTCTGCAAAATTGGTGAAATTTGCAACTCTTGAACCATTATTGGTTTAATTTTGACTTATAGTAACTTTAAATGCCTGTTTTCACGCATTAGCTTATATTTTAAAATTTAAACCCTAAAAACATCCTCGTAAATCTCTGTCATGGTTAGTGTTAAATCGACCGATTCTAAATAAACTTTGTCATTGCTATTCTTTAAAGTTTGTACCGACCAATTACCTTCAGAGTCTTTGCGGTAGACTTCTACTTGAATTTTATCTTGAGAGACTAATACATACTCTTGTAAGCTGTCTAAGCTGCGGTAGTTAGTTCTTTTTTCCCGTTTGTCTATAGTTTTTGTGCTATTAGATAGCACTTCTATAATTAAGCTAGGGCGAGTTTTAAAATACTTTTCATTATCTTCTGGATCGCAAGTAACAACTAGATCTGGATAGTAAAAGATATCAGCTTTGGCTACTTTAACTTTGACTTTCATATCCGAAACAAAAGCCCGACATGAAGTTCCCCGCAAGTGTGGACGCAATAAGGTCAAGATATTATTGGA includes the following:
- a CDS encoding Uma2 family endonuclease, with amino-acid sequence MTLLRPHLRGTSCRAFVSDMKVKVKVAKADIFYYPDLVVTCDPEDNEKYFKTRPSLIIEVLSNSTKTIDKREKRTNYRSLDSLQEYVLVSQDKIQVEVYRKDSEGNWSVQTLKNSNDKVYLESVDLTLTMTEIYEDVFRV